One segment of Manihot esculenta cultivar AM560-2 chromosome 4, M.esculenta_v8, whole genome shotgun sequence DNA contains the following:
- the LOC110613577 gene encoding gamma-secretase subunit APH1-like isoform X1, which translates to MTIAAGIGYALLALGPSLSLFVSVISKKPFLILTVLSSTLLWLVSLIVLSGVWRAFLPLKSTIWWPYALLVVSSVSFQEGLRILFWKVYKRLEDILDAFADRVSKPRLFLTDKMLIALAGGLGHGVAHAVFFCLSLLTPAFGPATFFVDSCSQIPFFLVSAIIALAFVTIHTFSMVIAFNGYAEGNKVDQFFVPVVHLVAGLVTLANLASGGCIVGIPLLYLMAILTLLHCGKMVWRRLSENVSTQ; encoded by the exons ATGACGATAGCAGCAGGAATCGGATACGCTCTGCTTGCTCTAGGaccttctctttctctcttcgtCTCTGTCATCTCCAAGAAGCCGTTCTTGATCCTCACCGTTCTCTCCAG TACGCTTTTGTGGCTTGTAAGCCTCATTGTGTTATCCGGAGTTTGGAGGGCATTTCTTCCTCTGAAATCAACAATATGGTGGCCGTATGCATTACTTGTAGTTTCATCAGTCAGTTTCCAGGAAGGGCTTCGGATTCTTTTTTGGAAAGTTTACAA GCGTTTGGAAGACATATTGGATGCTTTTGCTGATAGGGTCTCCAAACCACGCTTATTTCTGACAGATAAGATGCTGATTGCTCTGG CTGGTGGTTTAGGTCATGGTGTAGCCCATGCCGTGTTCTTTTGTCTTAGCCTCTTAACACCAGCATTTGGCCCGGCAACATTCTTTGTTGATAGTTGTTCGCAGATACCATTTTTTCTCGTTTCTG CTATTATTGCTCTTGCATTCGTTACTATTCACACTTTCTCAATGGTTATCGCATTTAATGGGTATGCAGAAGGGAACAAAGTAGATCAATTTTTTGTCCCCGTAGTTCATCTTGTTGCAGGATTGGTG ACACTGGCCAATTTAGCATCTGGGGGTTGCATTGTTGGGATTCCTCTTCTTTATCTTATGGCAATATTGACCTTATTGCATTGTGGGAAAATGGTGTGGAGAAGATTATCAGAAAATGTAAGCACACAATGA
- the LOC110613577 gene encoding gamma-secretase subunit APH1-like isoform X2, with protein sequence MTIAAGIGYALLALGPSLSLFVSVISKKPFLILTVLSSTLLWLVSLIVLSGVWRAFLPLKSTIWWPYALLVVSSVSFQEGLRILFWKVYKRLEDILDAFADRVSKPRLFLTDKMLIALAGGLGHGVAHAVFFCLSLLTPAFGPATFFVDSCSQIPFFLVSEGNKVDQFFVPVVHLVAGLVTLANLASGGCIVGIPLLYLMAILTLLHCGKMVWRRLSENVSTQ encoded by the exons ATGACGATAGCAGCAGGAATCGGATACGCTCTGCTTGCTCTAGGaccttctctttctctcttcgtCTCTGTCATCTCCAAGAAGCCGTTCTTGATCCTCACCGTTCTCTCCAG TACGCTTTTGTGGCTTGTAAGCCTCATTGTGTTATCCGGAGTTTGGAGGGCATTTCTTCCTCTGAAATCAACAATATGGTGGCCGTATGCATTACTTGTAGTTTCATCAGTCAGTTTCCAGGAAGGGCTTCGGATTCTTTTTTGGAAAGTTTACAA GCGTTTGGAAGACATATTGGATGCTTTTGCTGATAGGGTCTCCAAACCACGCTTATTTCTGACAGATAAGATGCTGATTGCTCTGG CTGGTGGTTTAGGTCATGGTGTAGCCCATGCCGTGTTCTTTTGTCTTAGCCTCTTAACACCAGCATTTGGCCCGGCAACATTCTTTGTTGATAGTTGTTCGCAGATACCATTTTTTCTCGTTTCTG AAGGGAACAAAGTAGATCAATTTTTTGTCCCCGTAGTTCATCTTGTTGCAGGATTGGTG ACACTGGCCAATTTAGCATCTGGGGGTTGCATTGTTGGGATTCCTCTTCTTTATCTTATGGCAATATTGACCTTATTGCATTGTGGGAAAATGGTGTGGAGAAGATTATCAGAAAATGTAAGCACACAATGA
- the LOC110613577 gene encoding gamma-secretase subunit APH1-like isoform X3 — MTIAAGIGYALLALGPSLSLFVSVISKKPFLILTVLSSTLLWLVSLIVLSGVWRAFLPLKSTIWWPYALLVVSSVSFQEGLRILFWKVYKRLEDILDAFADRVSKPRLFLTDKMLIALAGGLGHGVAHAVFFCLSLLTPAFGPATFFVDSCSQIPFFLVSDTGQFSIWGLHCWDSSSLSYGNIDLIALWENGVEKIIRKCKHTMINSENIFVKSHHLYSRR, encoded by the exons ATGACGATAGCAGCAGGAATCGGATACGCTCTGCTTGCTCTAGGaccttctctttctctcttcgtCTCTGTCATCTCCAAGAAGCCGTTCTTGATCCTCACCGTTCTCTCCAG TACGCTTTTGTGGCTTGTAAGCCTCATTGTGTTATCCGGAGTTTGGAGGGCATTTCTTCCTCTGAAATCAACAATATGGTGGCCGTATGCATTACTTGTAGTTTCATCAGTCAGTTTCCAGGAAGGGCTTCGGATTCTTTTTTGGAAAGTTTACAA GCGTTTGGAAGACATATTGGATGCTTTTGCTGATAGGGTCTCCAAACCACGCTTATTTCTGACAGATAAGATGCTGATTGCTCTGG CTGGTGGTTTAGGTCATGGTGTAGCCCATGCCGTGTTCTTTTGTCTTAGCCTCTTAACACCAGCATTTGGCCCGGCAACATTCTTTGTTGATAGTTGTTCGCAGATACCATTTTTTCTCGTTTCTG ACACTGGCCAATTTAGCATCTGGGGGTTGCATTGTTGGGATTCCTCTTCTTTATCTTATGGCAATATTGACCTTATTGCATTGTGGGAAAATGGTGTGGAGAAGATTATCAGAAAATGTAAGCACACAATGATAAATagtgaaaatatttttgtaaagTCTCATCATCTTTATTCCAGGCGGTAG